From a region of the Etheostoma cragini isolate CJK2018 chromosome 20, CSU_Ecrag_1.0, whole genome shotgun sequence genome:
- the elavl1a gene encoding ELAV-like protein 1a isoform X5, whose product MSNGYEDHMGGDEGKDAKTNLIVNYLPQSMSQDELRSLFSSIGEVESAKLIRDKVAGHSLGYGFVNYLNPSDADRAISTLNGLRLQSKTIKVSYARPSSDTIKDANLYISGLPKAMTQKDVEDMFSRFGHIINSRVLVDQATGTTGSSRGVAFIRFDKRAEAEDAVKNLNGQKPPGSSEPITVKFAANPNQVKNTQIISQLYHNQSRRFGGPVHHQAQRFRFSPMGVDHMSSMGSASVPGNSTSGWCIFIYNLGQDADESILWQMFGPFGAVTNVKVIRDFNTNKCKGFGFVTMTNYEEAAMAIASLNGYRLGDKILQVSFKTSKGHK is encoded by the exons ATGTCTAACGGTTATGAAGACCACATGGGAGGGGACGAGGGGAAGGACGCCAAGACCAACCTGATAGTGAACTACCTGCCGCAGAGCATGTCACAGGACGAGCTGCGGAGCCTCTTCAGCAGCATCGGGGAGGTGGAGTCTGCCAAGCTGATTCGAGACAAAGTCGCAG gCCACAGTTTAGGGTACGGATTTGTTAACTATCTTAACCCTAGTGATGCAGACAGAGCTATCAGTACACTGAATGGACTAAGGCTACAGTCCAAAACTATCAAG GTTTCATACGCACGACCCAGTTCTGACACAATAAAGGATGCCAACCTGTATATCAGCGGCCTGCCAAAGGCCATGACCCAGAAGGATGTGGAGGACATGTTTTCACGTTTTGGCCACATCATTAACTCCCGTGTACTTGTTGACCAGGCCACAGGTACGACAG GCTCATCCCGCGGGGTGGCTTTTATCAGGTTTGACAAGCGGGCAGAGGCAGAGGATGCTGTCAAAAACCTGAATGGCCAAAAACCACCTGGATCCTCTGAGCCAATCACAGTGAAATTTGCAGCCAACCCAAaccaggtgaagaacacacagATCATCTCTCAGCTCTACCACAACCAGTCCCGACGCTTCGGAGGGCCCGTACACCACCAGGCACAGCGGTTCAG GTTCTCCCCCATGGGCGTTGACCACATGAGCAGCATGGGAAGCGCCAGTGTTCCTGGAAACTCCACCTCCGGCTGGTGCATCTTTATCTACAACCTGGGCCAGGACGCCGATGAGAGCATTCTTTGGCAGATGTTCGGCCCCTTTGGCGCCGTCACCAACGTCAAGGTGATCCGAGACTTCAACACCAACAAGTGTAAGGGCTTTGGCTTCGTTACCATGACAAACTACGAGGAGGCAGCCATGGCCATTGCCAGCCTGAACGGCTACCGGCTCGGAGACAAGATACTGCAAGTGTCCTTTAAGACCAGCAAGGGCCACAAGTAG
- the elavl1a gene encoding ELAV-like protein 1a isoform X3: protein MAVRRGHIKYLKEVYDMSNGYEDHMGGDEGKDAKTNLIVNYLPQSMSQDELRSLFSSIGEVESAKLIRDKVAGHSLGYGFVNYLNPSDADRAISTLNGLRLQSKTIKVSYARPSSDTIKDANLYISGLPKAMTQKDVEDMFSRFGHIINSRVLVDQATGTTGSSRGVAFIRFDKRAEAEDAVKNLNGQKPPGSSEPITVKFAANPNQVKNTQIISQLYHNQSRRFGGPVHHQAQRFRFSPMGVDHMSSMGSASVPGNSTSGWCIFIYNLGQDADESILWQMFGPFGAVTNVKVIRDFNTNKCKGFGFVTMTNYEEAAMAIASLNGYRLGDKILQVSFKTSKGHK, encoded by the exons ATGGCAGTTCGTCGAGGACACATTAAGTACTTAAAA GAGGTGTATGACATGTCTAACGGTTATGAAGACCACATGGGAGGGGACGAGGGGAAGGACGCCAAGACCAACCTGATAGTGAACTACCTGCCGCAGAGCATGTCACAGGACGAGCTGCGGAGCCTCTTCAGCAGCATCGGGGAGGTGGAGTCTGCCAAGCTGATTCGAGACAAAGTCGCAG gCCACAGTTTAGGGTACGGATTTGTTAACTATCTTAACCCTAGTGATGCAGACAGAGCTATCAGTACACTGAATGGACTAAGGCTACAGTCCAAAACTATCAAG GTTTCATACGCACGACCCAGTTCTGACACAATAAAGGATGCCAACCTGTATATCAGCGGCCTGCCAAAGGCCATGACCCAGAAGGATGTGGAGGACATGTTTTCACGTTTTGGCCACATCATTAACTCCCGTGTACTTGTTGACCAGGCCACAGGTACGACAG GCTCATCCCGCGGGGTGGCTTTTATCAGGTTTGACAAGCGGGCAGAGGCAGAGGATGCTGTCAAAAACCTGAATGGCCAAAAACCACCTGGATCCTCTGAGCCAATCACAGTGAAATTTGCAGCCAACCCAAaccaggtgaagaacacacagATCATCTCTCAGCTCTACCACAACCAGTCCCGACGCTTCGGAGGGCCCGTACACCACCAGGCACAGCGGTTCAG GTTCTCCCCCATGGGCGTTGACCACATGAGCAGCATGGGAAGCGCCAGTGTTCCTGGAAACTCCACCTCCGGCTGGTGCATCTTTATCTACAACCTGGGCCAGGACGCCGATGAGAGCATTCTTTGGCAGATGTTCGGCCCCTTTGGCGCCGTCACCAACGTCAAGGTGATCCGAGACTTCAACACCAACAAGTGTAAGGGCTTTGGCTTCGTTACCATGACAAACTACGAGGAGGCAGCCATGGCCATTGCCAGCCTGAACGGCTACCGGCTCGGAGACAAGATACTGCAAGTGTCCTTTAAGACCAGCAAGGGCCACAAGTAG
- the elavl1a gene encoding ELAV-like protein 1a isoform X6, producing MTQKDVEDMFSRFGHIINSRVLVDQATGSSRGVAFIRFDKRAEAEDAVKNLNGQKPPGSSEPITVKFAANPNQVKNTQIISQLYHNQSRRFGGPVHHQAQRFRFSPMGVDHMSSMGSASVPGNSTSGWCIFIYNLGQDADESILWQMFGPFGAVTNVKVIRDFNTNKCKGFGFVTMTNYEEAAMAIASLNGYRLGDKILQVSFKTSKGHK from the exons ATGACCCAGAAGGATGTGGAGGACATGTTTTCACGTTTTGGCCACATCATTAACTCCCGTGTACTTGTTGACCAGGCCACAG GCTCATCCCGCGGGGTGGCTTTTATCAGGTTTGACAAGCGGGCAGAGGCAGAGGATGCTGTCAAAAACCTGAATGGCCAAAAACCACCTGGATCCTCTGAGCCAATCACAGTGAAATTTGCAGCCAACCCAAaccaggtgaagaacacacagATCATCTCTCAGCTCTACCACAACCAGTCCCGACGCTTCGGAGGGCCCGTACACCACCAGGCACAGCGGTTCAG GTTCTCCCCCATGGGCGTTGACCACATGAGCAGCATGGGAAGCGCCAGTGTTCCTGGAAACTCCACCTCCGGCTGGTGCATCTTTATCTACAACCTGGGCCAGGACGCCGATGAGAGCATTCTTTGGCAGATGTTCGGCCCCTTTGGCGCCGTCACCAACGTCAAGGTGATCCGAGACTTCAACACCAACAAGTGTAAGGGCTTTGGCTTCGTTACCATGACAAACTACGAGGAGGCAGCCATGGCCATTGCCAGCCTGAACGGCTACCGGCTCGGAGACAAGATACTGCAAGTGTCCTTTAAGACCAGCAAGGGCCACAAGTAG
- the elavl1a gene encoding ELAV-like protein 1a isoform X1, producing the protein MAVRRGHIKYLKVDLQEVYDMSNGYEDHMGGDEGKDAKTNLIVNYLPQSMSQDELRSLFSSIGEVESAKLIRDKVAGHSLGYGFVNYLNPSDADRAISTLNGLRLQSKTIKVSYARPSSDTIKDANLYISGLPKAMTQKDVEDMFSRFGHIINSRVLVDQATGTTGSSRGVAFIRFDKRAEAEDAVKNLNGQKPPGSSEPITVKFAANPNQVKNTQIISQLYHNQSRRFGGPVHHQAQRFRFSPMGVDHMSSMGSASVPGNSTSGWCIFIYNLGQDADESILWQMFGPFGAVTNVKVIRDFNTNKCKGFGFVTMTNYEEAAMAIASLNGYRLGDKILQVSFKTSKGHK; encoded by the exons ATGGCAGTTCGTCGAGGACACATTAAGTACTTAAAA GTCGACCTGCAGGAGGTGTATGACATGTCTAACGGTTATGAAGACCACATGGGAGGGGACGAGGGGAAGGACGCCAAGACCAACCTGATAGTGAACTACCTGCCGCAGAGCATGTCACAGGACGAGCTGCGGAGCCTCTTCAGCAGCATCGGGGAGGTGGAGTCTGCCAAGCTGATTCGAGACAAAGTCGCAG gCCACAGTTTAGGGTACGGATTTGTTAACTATCTTAACCCTAGTGATGCAGACAGAGCTATCAGTACACTGAATGGACTAAGGCTACAGTCCAAAACTATCAAG GTTTCATACGCACGACCCAGTTCTGACACAATAAAGGATGCCAACCTGTATATCAGCGGCCTGCCAAAGGCCATGACCCAGAAGGATGTGGAGGACATGTTTTCACGTTTTGGCCACATCATTAACTCCCGTGTACTTGTTGACCAGGCCACAGGTACGACAG GCTCATCCCGCGGGGTGGCTTTTATCAGGTTTGACAAGCGGGCAGAGGCAGAGGATGCTGTCAAAAACCTGAATGGCCAAAAACCACCTGGATCCTCTGAGCCAATCACAGTGAAATTTGCAGCCAACCCAAaccaggtgaagaacacacagATCATCTCTCAGCTCTACCACAACCAGTCCCGACGCTTCGGAGGGCCCGTACACCACCAGGCACAGCGGTTCAG GTTCTCCCCCATGGGCGTTGACCACATGAGCAGCATGGGAAGCGCCAGTGTTCCTGGAAACTCCACCTCCGGCTGGTGCATCTTTATCTACAACCTGGGCCAGGACGCCGATGAGAGCATTCTTTGGCAGATGTTCGGCCCCTTTGGCGCCGTCACCAACGTCAAGGTGATCCGAGACTTCAACACCAACAAGTGTAAGGGCTTTGGCTTCGTTACCATGACAAACTACGAGGAGGCAGCCATGGCCATTGCCAGCCTGAACGGCTACCGGCTCGGAGACAAGATACTGCAAGTGTCCTTTAAGACCAGCAAGGGCCACAAGTAG
- the elavl1a gene encoding ELAV-like protein 1a isoform X2: MAVRRGHIKYLKVDLQEVYDMSNGYEDHMGGDEGKDAKTNLIVNYLPQSMSQDELRSLFSSIGEVESAKLIRDKVAGHSLGYGFVNYLNPSDADRAISTLNGLRLQSKTIKVSYARPSSDTIKDANLYISGLPKAMTQKDVEDMFSRFGHIINSRVLVDQATGSSRGVAFIRFDKRAEAEDAVKNLNGQKPPGSSEPITVKFAANPNQVKNTQIISQLYHNQSRRFGGPVHHQAQRFRFSPMGVDHMSSMGSASVPGNSTSGWCIFIYNLGQDADESILWQMFGPFGAVTNVKVIRDFNTNKCKGFGFVTMTNYEEAAMAIASLNGYRLGDKILQVSFKTSKGHK, translated from the exons ATGGCAGTTCGTCGAGGACACATTAAGTACTTAAAA GTCGACCTGCAGGAGGTGTATGACATGTCTAACGGTTATGAAGACCACATGGGAGGGGACGAGGGGAAGGACGCCAAGACCAACCTGATAGTGAACTACCTGCCGCAGAGCATGTCACAGGACGAGCTGCGGAGCCTCTTCAGCAGCATCGGGGAGGTGGAGTCTGCCAAGCTGATTCGAGACAAAGTCGCAG gCCACAGTTTAGGGTACGGATTTGTTAACTATCTTAACCCTAGTGATGCAGACAGAGCTATCAGTACACTGAATGGACTAAGGCTACAGTCCAAAACTATCAAG GTTTCATACGCACGACCCAGTTCTGACACAATAAAGGATGCCAACCTGTATATCAGCGGCCTGCCAAAGGCCATGACCCAGAAGGATGTGGAGGACATGTTTTCACGTTTTGGCCACATCATTAACTCCCGTGTACTTGTTGACCAGGCCACAG GCTCATCCCGCGGGGTGGCTTTTATCAGGTTTGACAAGCGGGCAGAGGCAGAGGATGCTGTCAAAAACCTGAATGGCCAAAAACCACCTGGATCCTCTGAGCCAATCACAGTGAAATTTGCAGCCAACCCAAaccaggtgaagaacacacagATCATCTCTCAGCTCTACCACAACCAGTCCCGACGCTTCGGAGGGCCCGTACACCACCAGGCACAGCGGTTCAG GTTCTCCCCCATGGGCGTTGACCACATGAGCAGCATGGGAAGCGCCAGTGTTCCTGGAAACTCCACCTCCGGCTGGTGCATCTTTATCTACAACCTGGGCCAGGACGCCGATGAGAGCATTCTTTGGCAGATGTTCGGCCCCTTTGGCGCCGTCACCAACGTCAAGGTGATCCGAGACTTCAACACCAACAAGTGTAAGGGCTTTGGCTTCGTTACCATGACAAACTACGAGGAGGCAGCCATGGCCATTGCCAGCCTGAACGGCTACCGGCTCGGAGACAAGATACTGCAAGTGTCCTTTAAGACCAGCAAGGGCCACAAGTAG
- the elavl1a gene encoding ELAV-like protein 1a isoform X4, with amino-acid sequence MAVRRGHIKYLKEVYDMSNGYEDHMGGDEGKDAKTNLIVNYLPQSMSQDELRSLFSSIGEVESAKLIRDKVAGHSLGYGFVNYLNPSDADRAISTLNGLRLQSKTIKVSYARPSSDTIKDANLYISGLPKAMTQKDVEDMFSRFGHIINSRVLVDQATGSSRGVAFIRFDKRAEAEDAVKNLNGQKPPGSSEPITVKFAANPNQVKNTQIISQLYHNQSRRFGGPVHHQAQRFRFSPMGVDHMSSMGSASVPGNSTSGWCIFIYNLGQDADESILWQMFGPFGAVTNVKVIRDFNTNKCKGFGFVTMTNYEEAAMAIASLNGYRLGDKILQVSFKTSKGHK; translated from the exons ATGGCAGTTCGTCGAGGACACATTAAGTACTTAAAA GAGGTGTATGACATGTCTAACGGTTATGAAGACCACATGGGAGGGGACGAGGGGAAGGACGCCAAGACCAACCTGATAGTGAACTACCTGCCGCAGAGCATGTCACAGGACGAGCTGCGGAGCCTCTTCAGCAGCATCGGGGAGGTGGAGTCTGCCAAGCTGATTCGAGACAAAGTCGCAG gCCACAGTTTAGGGTACGGATTTGTTAACTATCTTAACCCTAGTGATGCAGACAGAGCTATCAGTACACTGAATGGACTAAGGCTACAGTCCAAAACTATCAAG GTTTCATACGCACGACCCAGTTCTGACACAATAAAGGATGCCAACCTGTATATCAGCGGCCTGCCAAAGGCCATGACCCAGAAGGATGTGGAGGACATGTTTTCACGTTTTGGCCACATCATTAACTCCCGTGTACTTGTTGACCAGGCCACAG GCTCATCCCGCGGGGTGGCTTTTATCAGGTTTGACAAGCGGGCAGAGGCAGAGGATGCTGTCAAAAACCTGAATGGCCAAAAACCACCTGGATCCTCTGAGCCAATCACAGTGAAATTTGCAGCCAACCCAAaccaggtgaagaacacacagATCATCTCTCAGCTCTACCACAACCAGTCCCGACGCTTCGGAGGGCCCGTACACCACCAGGCACAGCGGTTCAG GTTCTCCCCCATGGGCGTTGACCACATGAGCAGCATGGGAAGCGCCAGTGTTCCTGGAAACTCCACCTCCGGCTGGTGCATCTTTATCTACAACCTGGGCCAGGACGCCGATGAGAGCATTCTTTGGCAGATGTTCGGCCCCTTTGGCGCCGTCACCAACGTCAAGGTGATCCGAGACTTCAACACCAACAAGTGTAAGGGCTTTGGCTTCGTTACCATGACAAACTACGAGGAGGCAGCCATGGCCATTGCCAGCCTGAACGGCTACCGGCTCGGAGACAAGATACTGCAAGTGTCCTTTAAGACCAGCAAGGGCCACAAGTAG